From Klebsiella electrica, the proteins below share one genomic window:
- the glnS gene encoding glutamine--tRNA ligase, whose protein sequence is MSEAEARPTNFIRQIIDEDLATGKHTTVHTRFPPEPNGYLHIGHAKSICLNFGIAQDYQGQCNLRFDDTNPVKEDIEYVESIKNDVQWLGFHWSGDVCYSSDYFDQLHQYAVELINKGLAYVDELSADEIREYRGSLKAPGKNSPYRDRSVEENLALFEKMRAGGFEEGKACLRAKIDMASPFIVMRDPVLYRIKFADHHQTGSKWCIYPMYDFTHCISDALEGITHSLCTLEFQDNRRLYDWVLDNISIPVHPRQYEFSRLNLEYTVMSKRKLNQLVTEKHVEGWDDPRMPTISGLRRRGYTAESIREFCKRIGVTKQDNTIEMASLESCIREDLNENAPRAMAVIDPVKLVIENYPQGESERVTMPNHPNKPEMGSREVPFSAEIWIDRADFREEANKQYKRLVLGKEVRLRNAYVIKAERVEKDAEGTITTIFCTYDADTLSKDPADGRKVKGVIHWVSAAHALPVEIRLYDRLFSVPNPGAEEDFLAVMNPESLVIKQGFAEPSLAAAEASKAYQFEREGYFCLDSRYATATHLVFNRTVGLRDTWAKAGE, encoded by the coding sequence ATGAGTGAGGCAGAAGCCCGCCCGACTAACTTTATTCGTCAGATCATCGATGAAGATCTGGCTACTGGTAAGCACACCACCGTTCATACTCGCTTCCCGCCGGAACCGAACGGTTATCTGCACATTGGCCATGCGAAGTCTATTTGCCTGAATTTTGGTATTGCTCAGGATTACCAGGGCCAATGCAACCTGCGTTTCGATGACACCAACCCGGTGAAAGAAGATATCGAATACGTAGAGTCGATTAAAAACGACGTGCAGTGGTTAGGTTTCCACTGGTCCGGGGATGTTTGCTACTCATCTGATTATTTTGACCAGCTGCACCAGTATGCCGTTGAGCTGATCAACAAAGGCCTGGCCTATGTTGACGAACTGTCGGCGGATGAAATTCGCGAATACCGCGGTTCGCTGAAAGCGCCGGGTAAAAACAGCCCGTATCGCGATCGCAGCGTGGAAGAGAACCTGGCGCTGTTTGAAAAAATGCGTGCCGGTGGTTTTGAAGAGGGTAAAGCCTGCCTGCGCGCCAAAATCGATATGGCTTCGCCGTTTATCGTCATGCGCGATCCGGTGCTGTACCGCATTAAATTTGCCGATCATCATCAGACCGGCAGCAAGTGGTGCATCTATCCGATGTACGACTTCACGCACTGCATTAGCGATGCGCTGGAAGGCATTACGCACTCCCTGTGTACCCTGGAGTTCCAGGATAACCGCCGTCTGTATGACTGGGTGCTGGACAACATCAGCATCCCTGTTCACCCGCGCCAGTACGAATTCTCGCGTCTGAATCTCGAATATACCGTGATGTCCAAGCGTAAGCTGAATCAGCTGGTTACCGAGAAGCACGTGGAAGGCTGGGATGATCCGCGTATGCCGACCATTTCCGGTTTGCGTCGTCGTGGCTATACCGCTGAGTCCATCCGCGAGTTCTGCAAGCGCATTGGCGTGACCAAGCAGGACAACACCATTGAGATGGCATCGCTGGAATCCTGCATCCGCGAAGATCTCAATGAAAACGCGCCGCGCGCCATGGCCGTTATCGACCCGGTTAAGCTGGTCATCGAAAACTACCCGCAGGGCGAAAGCGAAAGGGTGACGATGCCGAATCACCCGAATAAACCGGAGATGGGCAGCCGCGAAGTACCGTTTAGCGCTGAGATCTGGATTGACCGCGCCGACTTCCGTGAAGAGGCGAATAAGCAGTACAAGCGTCTGGTGCTGGGTAAAGAAGTTCGCCTGCGTAACGCCTACGTGATCAAGGCCGAGCGCGTAGAGAAGGATGCCGAAGGCACCATCACCACCATTTTCTGTACCTATGACGCCGATACGTTGAGCAAAGATCCTGCCGATGGCCGCAAGGTGAAGGGCGTTATCCATTGGGTCAGCGCGGCGCACGCGCTGCCGGTGGAAATTCGGCTGTACGATCGTCTGTTCAGCGTGCCGAATCCGGGGGCGGAAGAAGACTTCCTGGCGGTGATGAACCCTGAATCGTTGGTGATCAAGCAGGGCTTCGCCGAGCCGAGCCTGGCCGCTGCGGAGGCCAGCAAGGCTTATCAGTTTGAGCGTGAAGGTTATTTCTGTCTCGATAGCCGCTATGCAACCGCAACGCATCTGGTGTTTAACCGCACCGTTGGCCTGCGTGATACCTGGGCTAAAGCCGGCGAGTAA
- the nagE gene encoding N-acetylglucosamine-specific PTS transporter subunit IIBC, whose product MSILGYLQKVGRALMVPVATLPAAAILMGVGYWIDPVGWGGSNALAAFFIKSGSAIIDNMSVLFAIGVAYGMSKDKDGAAALTGFVGFLVLTTLCSPAAVSMIQKIPADQVPAAFGKISNQFVGILVGIISAELYNRFSGVELPKALSFFSGRRLVPILTSFVMIAVAFIMMYIWPVIFDGLVNFGEHIQKLGSVGAGVYAFFNRLLIPVGLHHALNSVFWFDVAGINDIPNFLGGAQSIEAGKAVVGITGRYQAGFFPIMMFGLPGAALAIYHCARPENKAKVLGIMMAGAFAAFFTGITEPLEFSFMFVAPVLYVIHAVLTGISVFIAASMHWIAGFGFSAGLVDMVLSSRNPLATHWYMLIPQGLVFFVIYYVIFRFTITKFNLMTPGRELAVAGSEADGQDVNVSSGKEQDVTGLARQYIAAVGGSDNLTGIDACITRLRLNVKDSSLVNEALAKRLGASGVIRLNKTSVQIIVGFVAEKIANAMKTTGPVAAAEGHAAPAAAPTAKPQAVANAKTIAALVSPITGDIVALEQVPDEAFASKAVGDGVAVKPTDKTVVAPAAGTVVKIFNTNHAFCLETENGAEIVVHMGIDTVALNGQGFKRLVEEGAEVQAGQPILEMDLEFLNANARSMISPVVCSNSDDYSALVIQATGKVVAGQTPLYEIKGK is encoded by the coding sequence GTGAGCATTCTAGGTTATCTGCAAAAGGTTGGCCGCGCGCTTATGGTGCCGGTCGCCACGCTGCCGGCGGCAGCGATATTAATGGGTGTCGGTTACTGGATTGACCCGGTAGGCTGGGGTGGAAGCAACGCGCTGGCAGCGTTCTTCATTAAATCCGGTTCCGCGATCATCGACAATATGTCCGTACTATTCGCCATTGGTGTGGCTTATGGTATGTCCAAAGATAAAGACGGCGCTGCGGCGCTAACCGGCTTTGTGGGCTTCCTCGTGTTGACCACGCTCTGCTCTCCGGCTGCGGTTTCCATGATCCAAAAGATTCCGGCGGATCAGGTTCCTGCGGCATTCGGTAAGATCAGCAACCAGTTCGTGGGCATCCTCGTGGGGATCATTTCCGCAGAGCTGTATAACCGCTTCAGCGGTGTTGAACTGCCAAAAGCGCTCTCCTTCTTTAGCGGTCGCCGTCTGGTGCCGATTCTCACCTCCTTTGTGATGATCGCTGTCGCGTTCATCATGATGTACATCTGGCCGGTTATCTTCGACGGTCTGGTGAACTTCGGTGAGCATATCCAGAAGCTGGGGTCTGTCGGTGCGGGTGTGTATGCGTTCTTCAACCGTCTGCTCATTCCGGTCGGTTTGCACCACGCGCTCAACTCGGTGTTCTGGTTTGACGTTGCCGGTATTAACGATATTCCTAACTTCCTCGGCGGCGCGCAGTCTATCGAAGCAGGCAAAGCGGTTGTGGGTATCACCGGTCGTTACCAGGCGGGCTTCTTCCCGATCATGATGTTTGGTCTGCCGGGGGCGGCGCTGGCTATCTACCACTGCGCGCGTCCTGAGAACAAGGCGAAAGTGCTGGGTATTATGATGGCGGGTGCTTTTGCTGCCTTCTTTACCGGGATCACCGAACCGCTGGAATTCTCCTTCATGTTCGTTGCCCCGGTGCTGTATGTCATTCACGCCGTGCTGACCGGTATTTCGGTCTTCATCGCTGCCAGCATGCACTGGATTGCCGGTTTCGGCTTCAGCGCCGGTCTGGTGGATATGGTACTGTCGTCCCGTAACCCGCTGGCAACCCACTGGTATATGCTGATCCCGCAGGGGCTGGTCTTCTTCGTTATTTACTACGTGATCTTCCGCTTCACCATTACCAAATTCAACCTGATGACCCCGGGTCGCGAACTGGCCGTTGCCGGTAGCGAAGCGGATGGTCAGGATGTGAATGTCAGCAGTGGCAAAGAGCAGGATGTGACGGGTCTGGCACGTCAGTACATCGCCGCCGTCGGCGGTTCTGACAACCTGACCGGTATCGATGCGTGCATCACCCGTTTGCGTCTGAACGTTAAGGACTCTTCGCTGGTGAACGAAGCGCTGGCGAAACGTCTGGGCGCATCTGGTGTGATTCGCCTGAACAAAACGAGCGTACAGATTATTGTCGGCTTCGTGGCGGAAAAAATCGCTAACGCGATGAAAACGACGGGGCCGGTAGCCGCGGCAGAAGGTCACGCTGCGCCCGCCGCCGCTCCGACGGCAAAACCGCAGGCCGTGGCTAACGCCAAAACCATCGCGGCGCTGGTATCGCCGATTACCGGTGATATCGTTGCGCTGGAGCAGGTGCCTGATGAAGCCTTCGCCAGCAAAGCAGTCGGCGATGGCGTGGCGGTGAAACCGACCGACAAAACCGTCGTGGCTCCGGCTGCGGGTACCGTCGTGAAGATCTTCAATACCAACCACGCGTTCTGTCTGGAAACCGAAAATGGCGCGGAAATCGTCGTCCATATGGGTATCGACACCGTGGCGCTGAACGGCCAGGGCTTCAAACGTCTGGTTGAAGAAGGCGCAGAAGTGCAAGCCGGTCAGCCGATTCTGGAAATGGATCTGGAATTCCTGAATGCCAATGCCCGTTCAATGATCAGTCCGGTCGTGTGCAGCAACAGCGACGATTACAGTGCGCTGGTGATTCAGGCAACCGGTAAGGTTGTGGCAGGCCAGACGCCGCTGTATGAGATTAAAGGCAAATAA
- the nagB gene encoding glucosamine-6-phosphate deaminase: protein MRLIPLVTAEQVGKWAARHIVNRINAFKPTADRPFVLGLPTGGTPLTAYKALVEMHKSGQVSFKHVVTFNMDEYVGLPKEHPESYHSFMHRNFFDHVDIPAENINLLNGNAPDIDAECRRYEEKIRSYGKINLFMGGVGNDGHIAFNEPASSLASRTRIKTLTHETRVANSRFFDGDVDLVPKYALTVGVGTLLDAEEVMILVLGHQKALALQAAVEGNVNHMWTITCLQLHPKAVIVCDEPSTMELKVKTLKYFNELEAENVKGL, encoded by the coding sequence ATGAGACTGATCCCCCTGGTAACCGCTGAACAAGTCGGCAAATGGGCCGCTCGCCACATCGTTAACCGCATTAACGCGTTCAAACCGACAGCGGACCGTCCGTTTGTCCTGGGTCTGCCTACCGGAGGTACGCCTCTGACCGCTTACAAAGCGTTGGTTGAAATGCACAAATCAGGCCAGGTTAGCTTTAAACATGTTGTGACCTTCAACATGGACGAATACGTTGGTCTGCCGAAAGAACATCCGGAAAGCTATCATAGCTTCATGCATCGTAACTTCTTTGATCACGTTGATATTCCGGCAGAAAACATTAACCTGCTGAACGGCAATGCGCCAGATATTGATGCAGAATGTCGTCGTTACGAAGAAAAAATCCGCTCCTACGGTAAAATCAACCTGTTTATGGGCGGCGTCGGCAACGACGGGCATATCGCGTTCAACGAACCCGCCTCTTCACTGGCCTCCCGCACCCGTATTAAAACCCTGACTCATGAAACCCGCGTGGCAAACTCCCGCTTCTTCGACGGCGACGTGGATCTGGTGCCGAAATATGCGCTGACCGTGGGCGTGGGCACCCTGCTGGATGCGGAAGAAGTGATGATTCTGGTACTGGGTCACCAGAAAGCACTGGCGCTGCAGGCGGCGGTTGAAGGCAACGTCAACCATATGTGGACCATTACCTGTCTGCAGCTGCACCCGAAAGCGGTTATCGTCTGCGACGAGCCGTCCACCATGGAACTGAAAGTGAAGACATTGAAATACTTCAATGAATTAGAAGCCGAAAACGTCAAAGGGCTGTAA
- the nagA gene encoding N-acetylglucosamine-6-phosphate deacetylase, producing MYALTQGRIYTGHEILDDHAIIIADGLIERICSLADLPSEIEQRSVNGAVLAPGFIDVQLNGCGGVQFNDSPDAVTVETLEIMQKANERSGCTSYLPTLITSSDDLMKQGVRVMREYLQKHPNQALGLHLEGPWLNMVKKGTHNPDYVRLPDAALVDFLCENADVITKVTLAPERVSSEVIRKLVAAGIVVSAGHSNATLKEAKIGFRAGITFATHLYNAMPYITGREPGLAGAIFDEPDVYCGIIVDGMHVDYANVRNAKRLKGDKLCLVTDATAPAGAHIDQFIFAGKTIYYRNGLCVDENGTLSGSSLTMIEGVRNLVEHCGIALDEVLRMATLYPARAIGVEKQLGSIAPGMVANLTAFTRDYKIIKTIVNGNEVVTE from the coding sequence ATGTATGCATTAACCCAAGGCCGGATTTATACCGGTCATGAAATTCTGGATGACCATGCGATTATCATCGCTGATGGCCTTATCGAACGTATCTGTTCACTGGCTGATTTGCCGTCTGAGATTGAGCAACGCTCGGTCAATGGCGCCGTTCTTGCCCCCGGTTTTATCGACGTGCAGCTGAACGGCTGTGGCGGCGTGCAGTTTAACGACAGCCCTGACGCCGTCACCGTCGAAACGCTGGAAATTATGCAGAAGGCCAACGAACGTTCTGGCTGCACCAGCTATCTGCCGACGCTGATTACCTCCAGCGATGATTTGATGAAACAGGGCGTGCGCGTCATGCGCGAGTACCTGCAAAAACATCCGAACCAGGCGCTGGGTCTGCACCTTGAAGGCCCGTGGCTGAACATGGTGAAAAAAGGCACGCACAACCCGGACTACGTTCGCCTGCCGGACGCGGCGCTGGTCGATTTTCTGTGTGAAAATGCCGATGTGATAACCAAAGTGACGCTCGCCCCTGAGCGCGTCAGTAGCGAGGTGATTCGTAAACTGGTGGCTGCCGGGATCGTGGTTTCCGCAGGCCACTCCAACGCCACGCTGAAAGAAGCGAAAATCGGTTTTCGCGCGGGTATCACCTTCGCCACCCATCTGTACAACGCCATGCCGTATATTACCGGGCGTGAGCCGGGCCTGGCTGGTGCGATTTTCGACGAGCCGGATGTTTACTGCGGTATTATCGTCGACGGTATGCACGTTGATTATGCTAACGTGCGCAATGCAAAACGCCTGAAAGGCGACAAGCTGTGCCTCGTCACTGACGCCACCGCTCCGGCGGGCGCGCATATTGACCAGTTCATTTTTGCCGGTAAAACAATATACTACCGGAACGGGCTGTGCGTGGATGAAAATGGTACCCTCAGCGGTTCTTCGCTGACCATGATTGAAGGTGTGCGCAATCTCGTCGAACATTGCGGTATCGCGCTGGACGAAGTATTGCGTATGGCAACCCTCTACCCCGCGCGCGCCATTGGCGTAGAGAAACAGCTCGGCAGCATCGCACCGGGAATGGTCGCTAACCTGACCGCCTTCACCCGCGATTATAAAATCATCAAGACCATCGTTAATGGTAACGAGGTCGTCACTGAGTAA
- the nagC gene encoding DNA-binding transcriptional regulator NagC yields MTAGGHAQIGNVDLVKQLNSAAVYRLIDQHGPISRIQIAEQSQLAPASVTKITRQLIERGLIKEVDQQASTGGRRAISIIAETRNFHAIGVRLGRYDATLTLYDLSSKTLEEEHFPLPERTQETLEHALLNIIATFTESCQRKIRELIAISVILPGLVDPESGVIRYMPHIQVENWGLVEALEKRFKVTCFVGHDIRSLALAEHYFGASQDCEDSILVRVHRGTGAGIISNGRIFIGRNGNVGEIGHIQVDPLGERCHCGNFGCLETVAANAAIEQRVRHLLEQGYQSKLTADECTIKAICKAANKGDALACEVIEYVGRHLGKTIAIAINLFNPQKVVIAGEIVEAEKVLLPAIAGCINAQALKAFRKNLPVVRSTLDHRSAIGAFALVKRAMLNGILLQRLLES; encoded by the coding sequence ATGACAGCAGGCGGACATGCTCAAATTGGTAACGTTGATCTCGTAAAACAGCTGAACAGCGCGGCCGTGTATCGGCTCATTGACCAGCACGGCCCCATTTCGCGCATTCAGATTGCGGAACAAAGCCAGCTTGCCCCTGCCAGCGTGACGAAAATCACGCGTCAACTGATTGAACGCGGGCTGATCAAAGAAGTCGATCAGCAGGCCTCTACCGGAGGCCGCCGCGCCATCTCGATTATTGCGGAAACCCGCAACTTCCATGCTATCGGCGTGCGCCTTGGCCGCTACGACGCGACCCTGACCCTGTATGATTTAAGCAGCAAGACGCTGGAAGAAGAACATTTCCCGCTGCCGGAACGTACGCAGGAGACGCTGGAGCATGCGCTGCTGAACATCATTGCGACCTTTACTGAAAGCTGCCAGCGCAAGATCCGCGAACTTATCGCTATCTCGGTGATCTTACCCGGGCTCGTCGACCCGGAAAGCGGCGTGATTCGCTATATGCCGCATATTCAGGTCGAGAACTGGGGGCTGGTTGAAGCACTGGAAAAACGCTTTAAAGTCACCTGTTTTGTGGGTCACGATATTCGCAGCCTTGCGCTGGCGGAGCACTACTTTGGTGCGAGCCAGGATTGCGAAGACTCTATTCTGGTGCGCGTCCATCGCGGCACCGGCGCGGGAATCATCTCCAATGGCCGTATTTTTATCGGCCGTAACGGCAACGTCGGCGAGATAGGCCATATTCAGGTCGACCCGCTGGGCGAACGCTGTCACTGCGGCAATTTTGGCTGCCTTGAGACCGTCGCGGCCAACGCGGCCATCGAACAACGCGTGCGCCACCTTCTTGAACAGGGCTACCAAAGTAAACTGACCGCGGACGAATGCACGATCAAAGCCATCTGCAAAGCCGCCAATAAAGGCGACGCCCTGGCCTGCGAAGTCATCGAATATGTGGGGCGTCACCTCGGTAAAACCATTGCTATCGCCATTAACCTGTTCAATCCGCAAAAAGTGGTGATCGCCGGCGAAATAGTCGAAGCAGAAAAGGTCCTGCTACCTGCTATCGCCGGCTGCATTAACGCTCAGGCACTGAAGGCGTTTCGCAAGAATCTGCCGGTCGTTCGCTCCACGTTGGATCACCGCTCCGCAATCGGCGCTTTTGCGCTGGTGAAACGCGCCATGCTCAACGGTATACTGCTCCAGCGTTTGCTGGAAAGCTAA
- a CDS encoding HAD-IIA family hydrolase has protein sequence MTIQNVICDIDGVLMHDNVAVPGAAEFIKRILEKDMPLVMLTNYPSQTGQDLANRFATAGIDVPDSAFYTSAMATADFLRRQEGKKAYVVGEGALIHELYKAGFTITDVNPDFVIVGETRSFNWEMMHKAAFFVANGARFIATNPDTHGRGFYPACGALCAGIEKISGRKPFYVGKPSPWIIRSALNKMQAHSEQTVIVGDNLRTDILAGFQAGLETILVLSGVSTLDDIDSLPFRPSWIYPSVAEIDIF, from the coding sequence ATGACCATTCAAAACGTAATCTGTGATATTGACGGCGTGCTGATGCACGACAATGTGGCCGTGCCGGGCGCTGCTGAATTTATCAAACGCATTCTTGAGAAAGATATGCCGTTGGTGATGTTGACCAACTACCCTTCCCAGACCGGGCAGGACCTGGCAAACCGCTTTGCGACCGCCGGGATCGACGTGCCGGATAGCGCCTTTTATACCTCCGCAATGGCCACCGCTGATTTCCTGCGCCGCCAGGAAGGCAAGAAAGCCTACGTGGTCGGTGAAGGCGCGCTGATTCACGAGCTTTATAAAGCCGGCTTTACCATTACCGACGTCAATCCGGATTTTGTTATCGTCGGTGAAACCCGCTCCTTTAACTGGGAGATGATGCATAAAGCGGCCTTCTTTGTCGCCAACGGCGCGCGCTTTATTGCCACCAACCCGGATACTCACGGTCGCGGCTTCTATCCGGCCTGCGGCGCTCTCTGCGCCGGAATTGAGAAAATCTCCGGCCGCAAGCCGTTCTACGTGGGAAAACCCAGCCCGTGGATTATCCGCTCTGCGCTGAATAAGATGCAGGCGCACTCCGAGCAGACGGTTATCGTCGGCGACAACCTGCGTACCGATATCCTCGCGGGTTTCCAGGCCGGTCTGGAAACCATTTTGGTTCTCTCCGGCGTATCGACGCTCGACGATATCGACAGTCTGCCGTTCCGGCCGTCGTGGATCTATCCGTCGGTTGCCGAAATTGATATTTTCTGA